A segment of the Capricornis sumatraensis isolate serow.1 chromosome 8, serow.2, whole genome shotgun sequence genome:
tgcagagtacatcatgagaaacgctgggctggaagaagcacaagctggaatcaagattgccgggagaaatatcaataacctcagatatgcagatgacaccacccttatggcagaaagtgaagaggaactaaaaagcctcttgatgaaagtgaaagaggagagtaaaaaagttggcttaaagctcaacattcagaaaacgaagatcatgccatcctgtcccatcacttcatgggaaataaatggagaaacagtagaaacagtgtcagactttattttttgggactccaaaatccctgcagatggtgattgcagccattaaattaaaagacgcttactccttggaagaaaaattatgaccaacctagatagtatattcaaaagcagagacattactctgccataaggtccatctagtccaggctatggtttttcctgtggtcatgtatggatgtgagagttggactatgaagaaggctgagcaccgaagaattgatgtgtttgaaatgtggtgttggagaagactcttgagggtcccttggactgcaaggagatccaacctgtccattctgaaggagatcaaccctgggatttctttggaaggaatgatgctaaagctgaagctccagtactttggccacctcatgcaaagagttgactcattggaaaagactctgatgctgggagaggttgggggcaggaggagaaggggacgacaaaggatgagatggctggatggcatcacagacttgatggacgtgagtctgagtgaactctgggagttggtgatggacagggaggcctggtgtgctgtgatttatggggtcgcaaagagtcggacacgactgagcaactgaactgaacctaactgaagACATAACATGGTAAGCCCTAGAGCAACTATTAAGGTAATAATTCAAACAATATAGTTAAGAACtccttaaagaatttaaaaatgctaaaaatattaattaaattaatttttaaaggagaaataaaagaacaataaaagacATGGAATGACACATATAGAAAGCAAAAAGTAAACGTGATATTTACATATCACACATAAATCCAATTATAtctattttaacattaaaatgtgAATGGATTAAAATTCAATCAAAAGGCAGAGATCATTGAACTGGACCATAAAAGTGATCCAAATGCATTCTGTCTATAGGAGACACATTTTAAATTCAAAGACAAAAACAGGAGACTTCccaagtggtccagtggctaagactctgagctctcaatgcagggggtctggtttcacatccgtggtcagggaactagatctcacatgctgcaactaagaaccagggcagccaaataaattaattaaaaataaatactttttttaaaaaagtatttagcctccaattaaaataaatatatttaagcttaaaaaaataaaaagatacaaacagaaggaaaataagagTGTAGAGAAAGCAATGTCATGCAAATAGAAACAACGGGGGAGTTGAAGTGGTTAGATTagtagacaaaatagactttaaaacagaaCATGTAACTAGAgataaaaaggaatattttataataataaaagggtTAATCTGGTATAAAGACAGAACAATTGTAAATACATATGCATTTAATAACATATAGTTGCCTCAGAAATCAAGAGAACAAGAGACAGTCATATCACATATGAAGTGGGGGGAGGTGCAGAGGGACATAAATAACCTGCTActacatgaatgaaccttgaaaacattatgctaagacagccatacacacacaaaaaaaaacacacattttatGTGATTCTGTTGAttaaaatgtccagaacagggaCATCTATAGAtacagaaagcagattaatgATAGCTTACAGTCAAAGCTGACAGAGGTAATAAGAGAATGATAGCTAAATGGTATAAGATATCTTTTTgagatgataaaaatgttctaaaacacaCCATGGGGATGGTTGCAcatatctgtgaatatactaaaaaaacaCTGACTCAtgtactttaaatgggtgaattatttggtatgtaaattatatctcaataaaactggttaAAAACTGTGGCAACTGAAAATACTTGATACACTATTAAAACAAgattggtggctcagtgttaaagaatccacctgtcaatgcaggagacacaagagactcactGCAGTagaaagtggcaatccactccagtattcttgcctgaaaaatcccatgtactgaggagcctggtgggctacagtccatggggttgaaaagagtctgacatgactgtgcAAGTGAGCAGTTTATACACTTATTTATAGACATGACTGCAGCTGCTGCTGAttagttacttcagtcgtgtccgactctgtgtgactctaagaactgcagactgccaggctcctccatctgtgggattctctacgcaagagtactagaatgggttgccacgcactcctccggggaatcttcccaactcagggatagaacccgggtctcctgcattgcaggcagattctttaccactgagccaccagggaagccccacatatgTGACTGCAACTGCATAAATACACATATGtagatattggagaaggaaatggcaacccattccagtgttcttgcctggagaaccccagggatgggggagcctggtgggctgccgtctatggggtcgcacagagtcggacacgactgaagtgacttagcagcagcagcagcagcagataggtATATAATAATAGAGATAtataacaaataattataaagagGAAGTCAGGAAATTTAGTTCTAATTTAGTCACCAATGAGAGAGATAGAGCAAATGCCAGAATGTTAATGGTGATTATATTTCAGTGGTAGCATAAATGCATAATTTCAGGTCACTTTAATTTTCACAGTCTTCCTGTTTTCTTCAAATCTGTTTACTTATATAAGGGAAAAAAGCTGATTATGTTTGAAGGTTCAGGAATTCTGCAATTCAAACTCAGTCTTAATTTAATGAAAGATAATCTGCAGTCATTATTATAGAATTCAAATCACTTTAGCAAAGAACAGATATACTTAACTAAGATTGATGATCTATTAAAATACATGTTAGTAGATATATGGATATCACCTGGCTTCGGGAATGTAACAGAAATTCTTTATATCAAGATGAAATacataacatttattaaaatatatattaaaaagtgataaaattaatGGAACAAATTTAATAGACTACAGACTTTTTTTGGAAAATTGGAGAATACTCAATGTAAATTGAAAAGAAGTCCCTAAAAGAAGTAAGCATTTATGTTATAATTCTGACAATACAGTGGAAGCATTAGCAAAAAGTTGAAAACCTTGCATTCACATCCTAGCTCAGTGACTTTCTATCTCTTAGACTCTGCAAAACTGTCCTAACCTCTTGGTGCCTTAATGTTCTCCTCTGTAAATTGGGATAATAATATCTACTCCATGTGATAATAAAAACATGTGCCAGTACTGGTAAAGTGCATAGAATACTGCCTAGCACATGGTAAGTGCTGTAAAAGAgtttgttgaaaaaaattttatatgatatatacacactGATCATAAGGAATTAATTCAACCTACTTGTCCTACATCACACTTAGCAGTCACACCAACTCTAAGAGACTAGGTGCCCCAGATAAATACAAGGCAAAATTGTAAGGAGAGATAATGACAGAAAAGCTTACACTCCTCAGGTATGTACTCCATGGATTAGTGCTTTTCTCAGAGCCAACTTCACATCCTTGTTTCTCAAGCTATATATCAAAGGATTTAAGGATGGGgtaataatattatttaataccTGAACCACAGAATCCAACCATGGGCTGGAGGCAGGCCGGAGATAAATGAGGACCACGGGTCCATAGAAGAGCAGGACAGAAGTCAGGTGGGCACTGCAGGTGGAGAAGGCTCTGTGCCTGCCTTCTGAGGAGCTGATTCTCAATATAGAGATAATGATGCGAGTATAAGAAGTGAGGACAAGAAGGAAACACAAGAGTGCCACAACACCTACGTTGGTGACACTCACCCTGTGAGCTAGAGAGGTGTCTGCACAGGCCAGGGACAGCACAACCGGGATGTCACAGAAGAAATTGCCCACCTCCTTGGGGCCACAATAAGGTAACTTAAACACAAGGAATGTGAGGACAGACGCATGCACACTGCTCCCCATCCAGGTGCTCAGAGTCAAGATGGCACACACCCTGGGGTTCATGATGGCCGTGTACCGCAAGGGGTGACAGATGGCGGcaaagcggtcataggccatcacagtGTACAGGAAACACTCCGTGCAGCCCAGGAAGTGATAAAAGAAGAGCTGGCAGGCGCAGCCCTGGTAAGAGATGGTCCGGCTTTGCCCCAGTAGGTAGAGCATCATTTTGGGGGAACTCACGGAAGGGAAAAAGATGTCAAACACTGACAGGTTGCccaggaagaaatacatgggggtgtggaggttgGAGGAAGTGAGGGTGGCCAGGAGAATGAGCAGGTTCCCCACTAGAGTGAGCAGGTAGAAGGCGAGGAAGAAGACAAAGAGCACGTGTTCCAGCCCCTGTGTGTGAGGGATTCCCGTGAGGAGGAACTCAGTTACTGGAGTGTGATTCCTCATCTTCACATCTAGTCACACCTGGAAGGTCAGACAGTGGTCTCATTGAAATGAGCTTTCCCCAAAACACTAATACCTGCACTAGACCCAGGGGAAAGGGATAACATCtatatactatacataaaaatGGAGCAGAGAATgagagcccactccagtattcttgcccagagaattctatggacagaggagactggtgggctgccgtccatgggatctcaaagcattggacacgactgcaTGGCTGAACTGTCccgaactgactcatgtgaatgATTCTCAAAAATGCTCTCATCATCATaactgaaacagaagaaaactgaaaaccatCTAGTGATAATACAGGAGAACAGGATGGAAATGATAATACTTAATGCAGGCAAAAGCATCAAGCAATTAGCAATATTAAAAACAACTATCTTCTTTCAACATAAAATTCTGTCTTTCAATAGAATTTACATCTGCAATATAACAATATGTATGGATACAGTTAAGGTTTTTAAGACTCAGCGTCATTAATTAAGGAATATCTTAAGAAAATCCATGGAGTGAGCTAAGTCAGTTTTAGCCCAAATTCTAATAGAGCCAATTCCCATCTTCACTCACCTGCCTCTAGTATGTATAACCCATCAGATGAGGAGAGAGCATTCTAGAAAGAAGGTACCTACAGATGGAAGGGAAAGAGTGGGCTTGGGCTGGAATCCAGGCCCCACATCCACCCTcctggtttcctttccttttagatGCCATGAAACAGGAGGGCCAGGCTCTGAAACCAGAGAGGCTGAACACACCTCTTTGTCAGAGGAGTGGCATTCATTCCCTGAAGAGTGAATAGGCATTTTGGGTATTCCTTTGTGGCCATCTCCCCAAAGGAGATATCTGTAGAACAGAGGAAGCAATTAGACTGGAGactttcccctccttcctccttctcccctccacTTTTTTACTTCACTCTATCTCATTAATTCTTAGACTAAAATgtaactatgccaaagcatttgctTACTTTCAAATCCCTTTGATTAACATAACtcttgaacatttttttcctttagtagAGAGCCATCCATTAAGTTCAAATATTTGAAACTGCCCAGTGATCCTGTTTTGAAAGaactgattttaaagaaaaagctggAGATTAGGAAAGTAACCACTTAGAAATGAGGCAATAATCCCATCTGGTGTTGACAAAATGTCTTTTTTCTATAATTAGTTGTATAATTTCCCAATATCACTTTCTCAACTGCCTCAATTAATATCTTATCCTTTTCTAAAAACtcttttctatttccagttttttaaggaatctccacactgttctccatagtggctgtattgctgggtacacaccaaggaaactagaattgaaagagacacgtgtaccccaatgttcatcacagcactgtttataatagccaggacatggaagcaacctagatatccatcagcagatgaatggataaaaaagctgtgg
Coding sequences within it:
- the LOC138084057 gene encoding putative olfactory receptor 10D4, whose product is MRNHTPVTEFLLTGIPHTQGLEHVLFVFFLAFYLLTLVGNLLILLATLTSSNLHTPMYFFLGNLSVFDIFFPSVSSPKMMLYLLGQSRTISYQGCACQLFFYHFLGCTECFLYTVMAYDRFAAICHPLRYTAIMNPRVCAILTLSTWMGSSVHASVLTFLVFKLPYCGPKEVGNFFCDIPVVLSLACADTSLAHRVSVTNVGVVALLCFLLVLTSYTRIIISILRISSSEGRHRAFSTCSAHLTSVLLFYGPVVLIYLRPASSPWLDSVVQVLNNIITPSLNPLIYSLRNKDVKLALRKALIHGVHT